A stretch of DNA from Arthrobacter globiformis:
CTCCGCGTCCTCGGTGCGCAGCAGGATAGCTTTTGGCCCCAGGCCGCTAAGGTGCTCGCGCTGGATGAGGCCCTTGACCCACCAGTCGGGGTCGTATCCCTCCCCGAGTCCGGGAATCGGTTTGCCCGAGTATTCCAGGTTGTCGAACTTCCCCTGCGCCATCGCATCCCGGATCAGGTAGTCGGCGCGGGCCGCATCGGTGACCTTCCGGCGCTTTTCCCGCAACTCGGACTCGGCAGCGGACAGCTCCGCGTCGTCCTCCGCTGTCCCGCCGGAGGAACGGAGCGCGCGGAGTTCGGCTGCGCGCTCCACCTTCCGCCTGAAGTTGCCGCCTGCTGCACCCGTCACCGTGTCACCGCCCCTGCCGCCGGACATTGTCCCGGTTCCAGTATTCCGGCGCGTGCCGGAGTGTTCAACGGAGTGTTCAACGGAGCGTTGGGCGGAACCAGGCAGACGCCCGGCCCAGAACGACGACGGCGGGACCTCCCGCCGTCGTACGCCTTCAGCCGTGCCTGGTTACGGGGATCCGGCTTACATGGG
This window harbors:
- a CDS encoding DnaJ family domain-containing protein, with translation MSGGRGGDTVTGAAGGNFRRKVERAAELRALRSSGGTAEDDAELSAAESELREKRRKVTDAARADYLIRDAMAQGKFDNLEYSGKPIPGLGEGYDPDWWVKGLIQREHLSGLGPKAILLRTEDAELDAKLDAQYTEKQVRDIVEDFNTSVIEARRQLQGGPPVVTKTRDADAEVQRWRERRAAAAAAAPEPVAEAKPPWWRRLRNRSS